From the Butyrivibrio fibrisolvens genome, one window contains:
- the hisZ gene encoding ATP phosphoribosyltransferase regulatory subunit translates to MSKELVHTPEGVRDVYGRESYERSTVKHKIKEIMYRYGYENILTPTFEFYDVFAKEISQASARDLYKVFDNEGNTLVLRPDFTPSVARCIAKYFMEDNDPVRICYSGNIFINTHRLQGKLREHTQMGAELMCDGSVKADAEMIAMMIESIRATGLTDFKVTIGDVDYFKGIVEEAGIDEDTENQIRQYLAGRNYSALEEYLHQLVADGRIDSKYADVLVHMPDFTTADELEEGAADIVSRRARSSIERLKNLYHLLDVYGVSGNVYFDLAMLSEYNYYTGVMFRAYTYGVGDAIAKGGRYDNLLSKFGKDAPAIGYMVDLEYIMSALYSQNIPISYSQEPDVVTYSDSDYESKLAMVQSKRAQGYYIVLKHE, encoded by the coding sequence ATGAGCAAAGAACTTGTCCATACACCTGAAGGCGTCAGAGACGTTTATGGCAGAGAATCTTATGAACGCAGTACTGTTAAGCATAAGATCAAGGAGATCATGTACCGCTACGGATATGAGAATATCCTAACTCCGACATTTGAATTCTATGATGTTTTTGCCAAGGAGATAAGTCAGGCTAGTGCCAGAGATCTTTATAAGGTGTTCGACAATGAAGGTAATACACTTGTTCTTCGCCCTGATTTTACTCCATCTGTTGCAAGATGCATCGCCAAGTATTTTATGGAAGATAACGATCCTGTAAGGATATGTTACAGCGGCAATATCTTTATCAATACACACAGACTTCAAGGTAAACTCCGTGAGCATACCCAGATGGGTGCCGAGCTTATGTGTGACGGATCAGTCAAGGCTGATGCAGAGATGATCGCTATGATGATCGAATCTATAAGAGCAACAGGCCTTACCGATTTTAAGGTTACTATTGGTGATGTTGACTATTTTAAAGGTATAGTCGAGGAAGCCGGGATAGATGAAGACACTGAGAATCAGATAAGACAGTACCTTGCAGGCCGTAATTATTCTGCTCTTGAAGAATACCTCCATCAGCTGGTCGCAGATGGCAGGATAGATTCCAAGTACGCTGATGTCCTTGTCCATATGCCCGATTTCACAACCGCTGATGAACTTGAGGAAGGCGCTGCTGATATCGTAAGTAGAAGAGCCAGATCTTCTATAGAAAGGCTCAAGAATCTGTATCATCTTTTAGATGTGTATGGAGTGTCTGGCAATGTATACTTCGACCTTGCTATGCTCTCAGAATACAATTACTATACAGGCGTCATGTTCAGAGCTTACACATATGGCGTAGGCGATGCGATAGCCAAGGGCGGCAGATATGATAATCTACTTTCAAAGTTTGGCAAGGATGCCCCGGCGATAGGCTACATGGTCGATCTTGAATATATAATGAGCGCACTGTACAGTCAGAATATCCCGATATCTTATAGCCAGGAACCAGATGTTGTTACATATAGCGACAGCGATTATGAAAGCAAACTTGCCATGGTTCAGAGCAAAAGAGCTCAAGGCTATTATATAGTTCTTAAACATGAATAA
- a CDS encoding Holliday junction resolvase RecU, protein MATWNSRGLRGSVLEDMINRTNERYLAEGLALIQKIPTPITPINIDKETRHITLAYFDQKSTVDYIGAVQGIPVCFDAKECAVNTFSLQNIHPHQVAFMENFEKQDGIAFFLIYYTGRDEMYYLPYKDLKVFWDRAQSGGRKSFRFDELNSDYFIKHKADGFVPYLEALQKDLENRD, encoded by the coding sequence AGGTCTTCGAGGCTCTGTTCTCGAAGACATGATCAATCGTACCAATGAAAGATATCTTGCGGAGGGACTGGCGCTTATTCAGAAGATTCCTACCCCTATTACACCTATCAATATAGACAAAGAAACAAGGCATATCACTCTTGCTTATTTTGACCAGAAGAGTACTGTCGACTATATCGGTGCTGTACAGGGGATTCCTGTATGCTTCGATGCTAAGGAGTGTGCGGTGAATACATTTTCTTTACAGAATATTCACCCGCATCAGGTTGCTTTTATGGAGAATTTTGAGAAGCAGGACGGGATAGCCTTTTTTCTTATATATTACACAGGCAGAGATGAGATGTATTATCTGCCCTACAAAGATCTGAAAGTTTTCTGGGACAGAGCGCAGTCAGGAGGGCGTAAGAGCTTTCGTTTTGATGAACTTAATTCTGATTATTTTATAAAACATAAAGCTGATGGATTTGTACCTTATCTTGAAGCTTTACAAAAAGATCTTGAAAACAGAGATTAA